One segment of Thamnophis elegans isolate rThaEle1 chromosome 16, rThaEle1.pri, whole genome shotgun sequence DNA contains the following:
- the LOC116519109 gene encoding transcription factor SKN7-like, which translates to MSAGGGATRAPPSTGRSGGATQARGGGAWLWRPSRPRAAAPRRDRSVMRVGAGGGAAGGAGAELLLRRLGPSRRLHRKISLSHTHTHTPHTSQPGPGKPPGSLPGTPTWPRLPPLSPTTAPLASPSGRGFSAGARTAALGLFSSAAAAAAALTGDGRGKGKPRPARRDPGQAARRGGAATPQSSPAEAALSAREGGGARRPPVAAALGAGGRWVPVPQVAAAAAAAKMNQQQQQQRLAAIGTDKELSDLLDFSAMFSPPVNSGKARPTTLGSSRFGGAGNNCTQASWRI; encoded by the exons ATGAGCGCCGGGGGCGGAGCCACGCGCGCCCCGCCCTCCACGGGCCGCTCGGGGGGCGCGACGCAGGCGCGTGGGGGCGGGGCCTGGCTCTGGCGCCCGTCCCGTCCGAGGGCCGCCGCTCCGCGCAGGGACCGGAGCGTAATGCGCGTGGGCgccggggggggggcggcgggagGGGCGGGGGCAGAGCTGCTCCTGCGGAGATTAGGACCCTCGAGGCGGCTGCACcggaaaatctctctctctcacacacacacacacacaccacacactagCCAGCCCGGGCCTGGCAAGCCGCCCGGCAGCCTCCCCGGGACGCCGACCTGGCCTCGGCTCCCCCCCCTCTCGCCCACCACGGCCCCGTTGGCGTCGCCTTCCGGCCGCGGCTTCTCCGCCGGCGCCCGGACAGCGGCCCTTGGGCTCTTCTcgagcgccgccgccgccgccgccgcgttgACCGGCGATGGGCGGGGCAAGGGCAAGCCACGCCCTGCGCGGAGGGATCCCGGGCAGGCGGCGCGACGTGGCGGTGCTGCGACCCCTCAGAGTTCGCCGGCGGAGGCCGCGCTTTCCGCCAGGGAGGGAGGCGGCGCACGTCGCCCGCCTGTCGCGGCCGCCCTCGGAGCGGGCGGCCGGTGGGTGCCCGTCCCgcaggtggcggcggcggcggcggcggccaagatgaaccagcagcagcagcagcagcgcctgGCCGCCATCGGCACCGACAAGGAGCTAAGCGACCTGCTGGACTTCAGCGCG ATGTTCTCGCCCCCCGTCAACAGCGGGAAGGCCCGGCCCACCACGCTGGGGAGCAGCCGCTTCGGCGGGGCAG